The following are encoded in a window of Salinigranum halophilum genomic DNA:
- a CDS encoding isocitrate/isopropylmalate family dehydrogenase: MTDEIVVIPGDGIGQEVVPAAREVLETVGDFDFVEARAGDHVLESEGEALPDETFDLAASADATLFGAAGETAADVIIPLRHAVDSFVNVRPAKAYPGVDALQPETDLVFLRENTEGVYGGHEHRLTEDLSTLTRVVTDSASRRLARFACDYVDDGAWDGFTVAHKANVMRETDGRFKNAVEDVARKRGVDTDDALMDALAMHLCLHPEEYGVIVCPNLAGDMLSDLAAGLVGGLGLLPSANLGPARGLFEPVHGSAPDIAGEGIANPSATILSAAMLLESLGHHEESQAVHTAVEDVLADGPRTPDLGGDASTEDVTAAVVDRLD; the protein is encoded by the coding sequence ATGACCGACGAGATCGTCGTCATTCCCGGTGACGGAATCGGACAGGAAGTGGTGCCGGCCGCACGCGAGGTTCTCGAGACCGTCGGCGACTTCGACTTCGTCGAGGCCCGCGCGGGCGACCACGTGCTCGAGAGCGAGGGCGAGGCACTGCCGGACGAGACGTTCGACCTCGCGGCGAGCGCGGACGCGACGCTGTTCGGAGCGGCCGGTGAGACGGCCGCCGACGTCATCATCCCGCTTCGACACGCGGTGGACTCGTTCGTCAACGTCCGCCCGGCGAAGGCGTACCCCGGCGTCGACGCGCTCCAACCCGAGACCGACCTGGTGTTCCTCCGCGAGAACACCGAGGGCGTCTACGGCGGTCACGAACACCGGTTGACCGAGGACCTCTCGACGCTCACGCGCGTCGTCACCGACTCGGCCTCGCGTCGACTCGCACGCTTCGCCTGCGACTACGTCGACGACGGCGCGTGGGACGGCTTCACCGTCGCCCACAAGGCGAACGTGATGCGCGAGACGGACGGTCGGTTCAAGAACGCCGTCGAGGACGTCGCTCGCAAGCGCGGTGTCGACACCGACGACGCCCTGATGGACGCGCTGGCGATGCACCTCTGTCTCCACCCGGAGGAGTACGGCGTCATCGTCTGTCCGAACCTCGCGGGCGACATGCTGTCTGACCTCGCTGCCGGCCTGGTCGGTGGGCTCGGCCTCCTCCCCTCGGCGAATCTCGGCCCCGCCCGTGGCCTCTTCGAACCCGTCCACGGGAGCGCCCCGGACATCGCGGGCGAGGGCATCGCGAACCCCTCGGCGACCATCCTCTCCGCCGCGATGCTCTTAGAGTCGCTCGGCCACCACGAGGAGTCACAGGCCGTCCACACCGCCGTCGAGGACGTCCTCGCCGACGGCCCGCGGACGCCCGACCTCGGCGGCGACGCCTCGACCGAGGACGTCACCGCAGCAGTCGTCGACCGCCTCGACTAG
- the leuC gene encoding 3-isopropylmalate dehydratase large subunit, protein MSEGTLYDKVWDRHTVTTLPTGQTQLFVGLHLIHEVTSPQAFGMLRERGLEVAYPELTHATVDHIVPTADQSRPYGDGAAEEMMAELEQNVRDAGIEFDDPTTGNQGIVHVIGPEQGITQPGKTIVCGDSHTSTHGAFGALAFGIGTSQIRDVLATGCIAMEKQKVRKIEVTGELGDGVEAKDVILEIIRRLGTEGGVGYVYEYAGEAIESLDMEGRMSICNMSIEGGARAGYVNPDETTYEWLAETDEFGDDPEKFERLKPYWESVRSDEDAEYDDVVVIDGADLEPVVTWGTTPGQGIGISEPIPDPDDLPKAKQETARRAQEHMRVSPGDTMEGYEIDVAFLGSCTNSRLADLRRAAKIVKGRQVHPDVRAMVVPGSQRVQRAAEEEGLKEIFTEAGFDWRNAGCSMCLGMNEDQLQGDEACASSSNRNFIGRQGSKDGRTVLMNPRMVAAAALKGEVTDVRDLKEVALA, encoded by the coding sequence ATGAGTGAGGGAACGCTGTACGACAAGGTCTGGGACCGACACACGGTCACCACGCTCCCGACGGGACAGACGCAGCTGTTCGTCGGACTGCACCTCATCCACGAGGTGACGAGCCCCCAGGCGTTCGGGATGCTCCGCGAGCGCGGGCTCGAGGTGGCCTACCCGGAACTGACGCACGCGACGGTCGACCACATCGTCCCGACGGCGGACCAGTCTCGCCCCTACGGCGACGGTGCCGCCGAGGAGATGATGGCCGAACTCGAACAGAACGTCCGCGACGCGGGCATCGAGTTCGACGACCCCACGACGGGCAACCAGGGTATCGTCCACGTCATCGGCCCGGAGCAGGGCATCACCCAGCCCGGCAAGACCATCGTCTGCGGTGACAGCCACACGTCGACGCACGGCGCGTTCGGCGCGCTGGCGTTCGGTATCGGCACGTCGCAGATTCGCGACGTCCTGGCGACGGGCTGTATCGCCATGGAGAAACAGAAGGTGCGGAAGATCGAGGTCACCGGCGAACTCGGCGACGGCGTCGAGGCGAAGGACGTCATCCTCGAGATTATCCGCCGGCTCGGCACCGAAGGTGGCGTCGGCTACGTCTACGAGTACGCCGGCGAGGCCATCGAGTCGCTGGACATGGAAGGGCGGATGAGCATCTGCAACATGTCCATCGAGGGCGGTGCCCGCGCGGGCTACGTCAACCCCGACGAGACGACCTACGAGTGGCTCGCCGAGACGGACGAGTTCGGAGACGACCCCGAGAAGTTCGAGCGGCTGAAGCCCTACTGGGAGTCGGTCCGGTCGGACGAGGACGCCGAGTACGACGACGTCGTCGTCATCGACGGCGCAGACCTCGAACCCGTGGTCACCTGGGGGACGACCCCCGGACAGGGCATCGGCATCTCCGAGCCCATCCCGGACCCCGACGACCTCCCGAAGGCAAAGCAAGAGACCGCCCGTCGTGCCCAAGAGCACATGCGCGTGAGTCCCGGCGACACGATGGAGGGGTACGAGATCGACGTGGCCTTCCTCGGCTCCTGTACGAACTCCCGGCTCGCCGACCTCCGCAGAGCGGCGAAAATCGTCAAGGGCCGACAGGTCCACCCGGACGTCCGCGCGATGGTCGTCCCCGGCAGTCAGCGCGTCCAGCGCGCCGCCGAGGAGGAGGGCCTGAAGGAAATCTTCACCGAGGCCGGCTTCGACTGGCGCAACGCGGGCTGTTCGATGTGTCTCGGCATGAACGAGGACCAGCTGCAGGGCGACGAAGCCTGTGCCTCGTCGTCGAACCGGAACTTCATCGGGCGGCAGGGCTCGAAAGACGGTCGCACGGTGCTCATGAACCCCCGGATGGTCGCCGCCGCGGCCCTCAAGGGAGAAGTGACCGACGTGCGCGACCTGAAGGAGGTGGCCCTGGCATGA
- the leuD gene encoding 3-isopropylmalate dehydratase small subunit, whose amino-acid sequence MSDAEIPQIDYAAGTGIPIRGNDIDTDQIIPARFMKVVTFDGLGEFAFFDLRFEDDDTPKEHPFNEERFQDASVMVVNANFGCGSSREHAPQALMRWGIDAIIGESFAEIFAGNCLALGIPTVTADSETVEAIQDFVDENPDIELEVDVEAETVTYGDTTVDVTVDDAQRKALVDGEWDTTALMRSNQNAVRELAESLPYVDLDA is encoded by the coding sequence ATGAGCGACGCCGAGATTCCACAGATTGATTACGCCGCTGGCACCGGAATCCCCATCCGCGGGAACGACATCGACACCGACCAGATCATCCCGGCGCGCTTCATGAAGGTCGTCACCTTCGACGGCCTCGGCGAGTTCGCCTTCTTCGACCTGCGGTTCGAAGACGACGACACGCCGAAGGAACACCCGTTCAACGAGGAGCGGTTCCAGGACGCCTCCGTGATGGTCGTCAACGCCAACTTCGGCTGTGGCTCCTCGCGCGAACACGCCCCGCAGGCGCTCATGCGCTGGGGCATCGACGCCATCATCGGCGAGTCGTTCGCCGAAATCTTCGCGGGCAACTGCCTCGCGCTCGGCATCCCGACCGTCACGGCGGACTCGGAGACGGTCGAGGCGATTCAGGACTTCGTCGACGAGAACCCCGACATCGAACTCGAGGTCGACGTCGAGGCGGAGACGGTGACCTACGGCGACACGACCGTCGACGTGACCGTCGACGACGCCCAGCGGAAGGCGCTCGTCGACGGCGAGTGGGACACGACGGCGCTGATGCGCTCGAACCAGAACGCGGTGCGCGAACTGGCCGAGTCGCTTCCGTACGTCGACCTCGACGCGTAA